The following coding sequences are from one Mycobacterium bourgelatii window:
- a CDS encoding HAD-IB family hydrolase/lysophospholipid acyltransferase family protein, with protein MSTPDEQEIKNSRDLRLPGSVAEIMASPEGPHIGAFFDLDGTLVAGFTAVILTQERLRRRDMGVGELLSMVQGALNHRLGRIEFEDLISKAAMALAGRLLTDLEEIGERLFAQRIESRIYPEMRELVRAHVARGHTVVLSSSALTIQVNPVARFLGINNTLTNKFETNEDGILTGRVLKPILWGPGKAAAVQAFAAEHNIDLKDSYFYADGDEDVALMYLVGNPRPTNPEGKMAAVARRRGWPILKFESRGGVGLQRQLRTLAGFSTMFPIAAGAVGWGALTRNRRRGVNFFTSNFSQILLATCGVHLNVIGKENLTAQRPAVFIFNHRNQVDPVITGALVKDNWIAVGKKELERDPIMGTMGKLLDGVFIDRDDSASAVETLHEVEERAKNGLSIVIAPEGTRLDTTEVGPFKKGPFRIAMAAGIPIVPIVIRNAEIIASRNSTTLNPGTVDVAVFPPIPVDDWTLEDLPDRIDEIRQLYLDVLANWPMDDKLPELDLYARKKPAGEAKAGEAKAGPAKVKAAKATAKKSPAKKAASKTPVKKAAQSAAKKTPAKKATKKAPAKKPSPATPHASVVELKDGQAQEPAAPEGQP; from the coding sequence ATGAGCACCCCAGACGAGCAGGAGATCAAAAACAGCCGCGACCTGCGGCTGCCCGGCTCGGTGGCCGAAATCATGGCCAGTCCCGAAGGCCCCCACATCGGCGCCTTCTTCGATCTGGATGGGACGTTGGTCGCGGGCTTCACCGCCGTGATCCTCACCCAGGAGCGGCTGCGGCGCCGCGACATGGGTGTGGGAGAGCTGCTCAGCATGGTCCAGGGCGCGCTGAACCACCGCCTTGGTCGCATCGAGTTCGAGGATCTGATCAGCAAGGCGGCCATGGCGCTGGCCGGACGCCTGCTGACCGATCTGGAGGAGATCGGCGAGCGCCTGTTCGCCCAGCGGATCGAATCCCGGATTTACCCGGAAATGCGCGAATTGGTGCGGGCCCACGTCGCCCGCGGCCACACCGTGGTGCTCAGCTCCTCGGCACTGACCATCCAGGTCAATCCGGTGGCCCGCTTCCTCGGCATCAACAACACGCTCACCAACAAGTTCGAGACGAACGAGGACGGCATTCTCACCGGTCGGGTGCTGAAGCCGATCCTGTGGGGGCCGGGGAAAGCCGCTGCGGTGCAAGCCTTTGCGGCCGAACACAACATCGACCTCAAAGACAGCTACTTCTACGCTGACGGTGACGAGGACGTCGCCCTGATGTACCTGGTCGGCAACCCGCGCCCGACCAATCCCGAGGGCAAGATGGCCGCCGTCGCCAGGCGTCGTGGCTGGCCGATCTTGAAGTTCGAAAGTCGCGGCGGCGTCGGCTTGCAACGACAACTGCGCACCCTGGCCGGATTCAGCACGATGTTCCCCATCGCCGCGGGCGCGGTGGGGTGGGGTGCCCTGACCCGCAATCGACGCCGCGGGGTGAACTTCTTCACCTCCAACTTCTCCCAGATACTGCTGGCCACCTGTGGTGTGCACCTGAATGTCATCGGGAAAGAGAACCTGACCGCGCAGCGTCCCGCGGTGTTCATCTTCAACCACCGCAACCAAGTTGACCCGGTCATCACCGGCGCCTTGGTGAAGGACAACTGGATCGCCGTCGGCAAGAAGGAACTCGAGCGGGATCCGATCATGGGCACCATGGGCAAGTTGCTCGACGGGGTGTTCATCGACCGCGACGATTCCGCTTCCGCGGTGGAGACGCTGCACGAAGTTGAGGAGCGCGCGAAGAACGGGCTGTCCATCGTGATAGCCCCAGAGGGCACCCGGTTGGACACGACCGAAGTCGGGCCGTTCAAGAAGGGGCCGTTCCGCATCGCGATGGCAGCGGGAATTCCCATCGTGCCCATCGTGATTCGCAACGCGGAGATCATCGCCTCGCGCAACTCCACGACGCTGAATCCGGGCACGGTCGACGTTGCGGTGTTCCCGCCGATCCCGGTGGACGACTGGACGTTGGAGGACTTGCCGGACCGCATCGACGAGATTCGTCAGCTCTACTTGGACGTGCTGGCGAACTGGCCGATGGATGACAAGTTGCCCGAGCTCGATCTCTACGCCAGGAAGAAGCCGGCCGGCGAGGCAAAGGCCGGCGAGGCAAAGGCCGGCCCGGCAAAGGTGAAGGCAGCCAAGGCAACCGCGAAGAAGAGCCCGGCCAAGAAGGCCGCCAGCAAGACCCCCGTGAAAAAGGCGGCGCAGAGCGCGGCAAAGAAGACCCCGGCGAAGAAGGCGACCAAGAAGGCCCCCGCCAAGAAACCCTCGCCGGCCACCCCGCACGCGTCCGTAGTCGAACTGAAAGATGGTCAGGCGCAGGAACCCGCTGCGCCCGAAGGACAACCGTGA
- a CDS encoding alpha/beta hydrolase produces MCMARLTAPFSRAGAEALRQGAQPASDAKGSYGSVLMRGFPFAVGWVANWVATEFPPHVLTGHALSRVAPPAVKRVGTTWAAQRADQFLTAALEESFGPDFREQVVHPATHQTARTRRGTRLPSGPHRRYAAHTSNISYGPNGRDHLLDVWRRSDLAPGHRAPVLLQVPGGAWSVNGKRPQAYTLMSRMVELGWICVSINYSKSPRCVFPQHIIDVKRAIAWVRENIGDFGGDSDFIAITGGSAGGHLASLAALTPNDPKFQPGFENADTTVQAAVPYYGVYDFTDFDNMHEMMLPFLEQFVMKSRYADDPERFIAASPISYVHPDAPPFFVLHGDRDQLVPSGQARSFCAALRGAGASTVAHAELAYAHHGFDIMPTVRSRLAARAVSDFLGITYGQRDFSLGSLAMEA; encoded by the coding sequence ATGTGCATGGCCAGACTGACTGCGCCTTTTTCGCGGGCAGGAGCCGAGGCATTGCGGCAGGGCGCGCAGCCCGCGTCCGACGCCAAAGGCAGCTACGGATCGGTCCTGATGCGTGGGTTCCCATTCGCCGTGGGCTGGGTCGCCAACTGGGTGGCCACTGAATTTCCCCCGCACGTCCTGACCGGGCACGCGTTGTCCCGCGTAGCCCCGCCGGCGGTCAAGCGGGTCGGTACTACATGGGCGGCCCAGCGGGCAGATCAATTCCTGACCGCCGCGCTGGAGGAGTCATTCGGTCCAGACTTCCGTGAGCAGGTGGTTCATCCGGCCACCCATCAGACCGCGAGGACGCGTCGGGGTACCCGCTTGCCGTCCGGACCTCACCGCCGGTACGCGGCGCACACGTCCAACATTTCTTACGGTCCGAACGGCCGTGATCATCTGCTCGACGTCTGGCGGCGGTCCGACCTGGCGCCAGGGCACCGCGCACCGGTGCTGTTACAGGTCCCCGGTGGGGCATGGTCGGTCAACGGCAAGCGTCCCCAGGCGTACACGCTGATGAGCCGCATGGTCGAACTCGGCTGGATCTGCGTCTCGATCAACTACAGCAAGAGTCCGCGCTGCGTGTTTCCGCAGCACATCATCGACGTCAAGCGGGCTATCGCATGGGTTCGGGAGAACATCGGCGACTTCGGCGGCGACTCCGATTTCATCGCGATCACCGGTGGGTCGGCCGGCGGTCACCTCGCCTCGCTGGCCGCGCTCACCCCCAACGACCCGAAGTTCCAGCCCGGCTTCGAAAATGCCGACACCACGGTCCAGGCGGCGGTGCCGTACTACGGGGTCTACGACTTCACCGACTTCGACAACATGCACGAGATGATGCTGCCGTTCCTCGAGCAATTCGTGATGAAGAGCCGGTACGCCGACGACCCCGAACGGTTTATCGCAGCATCACCGATTTCCTACGTCCACCCCGACGCCCCTCCGTTCTTCGTGCTGCACGGCGATCGAGACCAGCTCGTACCAAGCGGCCAGGCGCGGTCGTTCTGCGCCGCGCTACGGGGAGCCGGAGCTTCCACCGTCGCCCACGCCGAGCTGGCCTACGCGCACCACGGGTTCGACATCATGCCGACGGTGCGATCACGGCTAGCAGCCAGGGCCGTCTCCGACTTCCTGGGCATCACCTACGGCCAGCGCGACTTCTCGCTCGGGTCTTTGGCGATGGAAGCGTAA
- a CDS encoding WS/DGAT/MGAT family O-acyltransferase encodes MAESVEAVKYSDELGPVDYLMHRGEANPRTRSGIMAVELLDTTPDWDRFRTRFEHASRRVLRLRQKVVVPTLPTAAPRWVVDPDFNLDFHVRRVRVAEPGTLREVFDLAEVILQSPLDITRPLWTATLVEGLPDGRAATLLHLSHAVTDGVGSVEMFAEIYDLERDPPPRPVPPQPIPQDLSPNELMRQGINHLPIAIVGGVVDAVSGAVTAAGRAVLEPTSTISGIVGYALSGLRVMNRAAEPSPLLRRRSLASRTEAIDIPLADLHRAAKAGGGSINDAYLAGLCGALRRYHEALGVPISTLPMAVPVNLRAQDDAVGGNQFTGVNLAAPVGTVDPVARMKKIRAQMTQRREEPAMNIVGSIAPVLSVLPTAVLEGITGSVIGSDVQASNVPVYPGDTYIAGAKVLRQYGIGPLPGVAMMVVLISRGGWCTITVRYDRASVRKDELFAQCLLEGFDEILALAGDPAPRAVPASFTVEASGSTTEKVSGS; translated from the coding sequence GTGGCTGAGTCCGTTGAGGCCGTGAAATATTCCGACGAGCTTGGTCCGGTCGATTATTTGATGCACCGGGGCGAGGCGAATCCGCGAACTCGCTCGGGAATCATGGCGGTCGAACTCCTCGACACCACTCCGGACTGGGACCGGTTCCGCACTCGCTTCGAACACGCCTCCCGGCGGGTGCTGCGGTTGCGGCAGAAAGTTGTGGTGCCGACGCTGCCGACGGCAGCACCCCGGTGGGTGGTCGACCCGGATTTCAATCTGGACTTCCATGTGCGACGGGTCCGTGTCGCCGAGCCCGGCACGCTGCGAGAGGTGTTCGACCTGGCCGAGGTGATCCTGCAGTCGCCTCTGGACATAACGCGACCGCTGTGGACGGCGACCCTGGTCGAGGGATTGCCCGATGGCAGGGCCGCCACCCTGCTGCATCTGAGCCATGCGGTCACTGACGGTGTCGGCAGTGTCGAGATGTTCGCCGAGATCTACGACCTGGAGCGGGATCCGCCACCACGGCCGGTGCCCCCGCAACCGATTCCGCAGGATCTGTCTCCCAACGAGCTGATGCGGCAGGGCATCAACCACCTGCCCATCGCCATCGTCGGCGGCGTCGTGGATGCGGTTTCCGGTGCGGTGACGGCGGCCGGGCGGGCGGTGCTGGAACCCACGTCGACGATTTCGGGCATCGTGGGCTACGCGCTGTCGGGACTGCGGGTGATGAACCGGGCCGCCGAACCGTCGCCGCTGCTGCGCCGGCGCAGCCTGGCCAGCCGCACCGAAGCGATCGACATCCCGCTCGCCGATCTGCACCGGGCCGCCAAGGCTGGCGGCGGCTCGATCAACGACGCCTACCTGGCCGGCTTGTGCGGCGCGTTGCGGCGCTACCACGAGGCGCTCGGAGTGCCGATCAGCACGCTGCCGATGGCCGTTCCGGTGAACCTGCGGGCGCAAGATGACGCCGTCGGCGGCAATCAATTCACCGGGGTCAATCTGGCCGCACCGGTGGGCACCGTCGATCCGGTGGCGCGGATGAAGAAGATCCGTGCGCAGATGACACAGCGGCGCGAGGAGCCGGCGATGAACATCGTCGGATCCATCGCACCGGTGCTCAGTGTGTTGCCGACGGCCGTGCTGGAAGGGATCACCGGTTCGGTGATCGGTTCGGATGTGCAGGCCAGCAACGTTCCCGTCTATCCGGGCGACACCTACATCGCCGGCGCGAAAGTCTTGCGGCAGTACGGAATCGGCCCGCTGCCGGGAGTCGCGATGATGGTGGTGCTGATTTCCCGCGGCGGGTGGTGCACCATCACCGTGCGTTACGACCGCGCATCGGTACGCAAAGACGAGCTGTTCGCACAGTGCCTGCTCGAAGGGTTCGACGAAATCCTTGCGCTAGCGGGAGATCCGGCGCCGCGGGCAGTGCCGGCGTCGTTCACGGTCGAGGCGAGCGGTTCGACGACCGAAAAGGTGTCGGGTTCATGA
- a CDS encoding glycerol-3-phosphate 1-O-acyltransferase, producing the protein MTNPLADVSAVLNAEDTLVLASMDSPVEIELVMDWLAQQRARSPQTKFDVLKLPPRNAPPAALTAIVEQLDPDRNDERSVVPVRVFWQPPPNRSRAAKIAGLLPGRDPYNPSRGQQRRILRSDPRRARVLAGEAAKISELRQQWRETTVGGTPTDFAEFVTRRAILALARAEYRILGPQYKSPRLVKPEMLASTRFRAGLEQIPGATVEEAGKMLDELATGWSQVSVDLVGVLGKMLSRGFDPEFDYDEYQVAAVRAALETHPAVLLFSHRSYIDGAVVPVAMQDNRLPPVHVFGGINLAFGIMGPLMRRAGTIFIRRNIGDDPLYKYVLKEYVGYIVEKRFNLSWSIEGTRSRTGKMLPPKLGLMSYVADAYLDGRSDDILLQGVSICFDQLHEIAEYAAYARGAEKTPEGFSWLYNFIKAQGERNYGKIYVRFPEAVSMRQYLGEPNGPIATDTAAKRLALQKMSFEVAWRILQATPVTATGLVSALLLTTRGAALTLDQLHHTLQDSLDYLERKQTPVSTSALRLRTREGVRAAVDALSNGHPVTCVDSGREPVWYIAPQHEHAAAFYRNSVIHAFLETSIVELALAHARHVDGDRVSAFWDQAMRLRDLLKFDFYFADSTAFRDNLAEELAWHQDWEAHLAAGGEQIDAMLYAKRPLMSDALLRVFFEAYEIVADVLRDAPANIGQKELTELALGVGRQYVAQTRVRSSESVSTLLFATANQVVADQDLIAPAPDLAERRNAFRRELRSILRDFAYVERIARNQFIAREQARAASRRSGTKSDSVAS; encoded by the coding sequence GTGACCAATCCGTTGGCAGACGTCAGCGCAGTCCTCAACGCCGAAGACACGCTGGTGTTGGCCTCGATGGATTCGCCGGTCGAGATCGAGTTGGTAATGGACTGGCTCGCGCAGCAGCGTGCCCGCAGTCCGCAGACCAAGTTCGACGTCTTGAAACTGCCGCCGCGCAACGCGCCGCCGGCGGCGCTGACCGCAATTGTCGAGCAACTCGATCCGGACCGGAACGACGAGCGTTCCGTCGTGCCGGTCCGCGTGTTCTGGCAGCCACCGCCGAATCGCAGCAGAGCGGCCAAGATAGCGGGACTTCTTCCCGGCCGGGATCCCTATAATCCCAGCCGCGGTCAGCAGCGCCGCATCCTACGCAGCGATCCCCGGCGGGCGCGCGTGCTGGCGGGTGAGGCTGCCAAAATTTCCGAGCTGCGCCAGCAGTGGCGCGAGACCACCGTCGGCGGGACACCGACCGATTTCGCCGAATTCGTCACCCGGCGGGCCATTTTGGCTCTGGCGCGAGCCGAATATCGCATCCTTGGACCGCAATACAAGTCTCCCCGCCTGGTGAAGCCGGAGATGTTGGCTTCCACGCGATTCCGCGCCGGCCTCGAGCAGATTCCCGGAGCCACGGTCGAGGAGGCCGGGAAGATGCTCGACGAACTGGCCACCGGGTGGAGCCAGGTATCGGTAGACCTGGTTGGGGTCCTCGGGAAAATGCTCAGCCGCGGCTTCGACCCGGAGTTTGACTACGACGAGTATCAAGTCGCGGCCGTCCGCGCGGCGCTGGAGACGCACCCCGCGGTCCTGCTGTTCTCGCACCGGTCTTACATCGACGGCGCGGTGGTACCGGTGGCCATGCAGGACAACCGATTACCACCGGTACACGTGTTCGGTGGCATCAACTTGGCGTTCGGCATCATGGGACCGCTGATGCGGCGGGCGGGAACCATCTTCATCCGGCGCAACATCGGCGACGATCCGCTGTACAAGTACGTGCTCAAGGAGTACGTGGGCTACATCGTCGAGAAGCGGTTCAACCTGAGCTGGTCCATCGAAGGCACCCGTTCTCGCACCGGAAAGATGTTGCCGCCCAAGCTCGGCCTGATGAGTTACGTAGCCGACGCCTACCTGGACGGCCGTAGCGACGACATCCTGCTGCAGGGTGTGTCGATCTGCTTCGACCAACTGCACGAGATCGCCGAGTACGCCGCCTATGCGCGCGGCGCGGAGAAGACGCCCGAGGGCTTCAGCTGGCTGTACAACTTCATCAAGGCCCAGGGCGAGCGCAACTACGGCAAGATCTACGTCCGCTTCCCCGAAGCCGTGTCGATGCGGCAGTATCTGGGCGAACCCAACGGCCCGATCGCCACCGACACGGCCGCCAAAAGGCTTGCGCTGCAGAAGATGTCATTCGAGGTCGCGTGGCGGATTCTGCAGGCGACGCCGGTGACCGCGACGGGTTTGGTCTCCGCACTGCTGCTCACCACCCGCGGGGCGGCGTTGACCCTGGACCAGCTGCATCACACCCTGCAGGACTCACTGGACTACCTGGAGCGCAAGCAGACACCGGTGTCGACGAGTGCACTGCGGCTACGTACCCGCGAGGGCGTGCGCGCGGCGGTCGACGCGCTGTCCAACGGGCACCCGGTCACGTGTGTCGACAGCGGCCGGGAACCGGTGTGGTACATCGCTCCTCAGCATGAGCATGCCGCCGCGTTCTACCGCAACTCGGTGATCCATGCCTTCCTGGAAACCTCGATCGTCGAGCTTGCGCTGGCACACGCCAGACATGTTGACGGCGACCGGGTCTCGGCCTTCTGGGACCAGGCGATGCGGCTACGGGATCTGCTGAAGTTTGATTTCTACTTCGCCGATTCCACGGCGTTCCGCGACAACCTCGCCGAAGAGTTGGCGTGGCACCAAGATTGGGAAGCTCACCTTGCAGCAGGTGGCGAGCAGATCGACGCGATGCTGTATGCCAAGCGTCCGTTGATGTCCGACGCATTGTTACGGGTCTTCTTCGAGGCGTACGAGATTGTGGCTGACGTGCTGCGCGATGCGCCGGCGAACATCGGGCAGAAAGAGCTCACCGAGTTGGCGCTCGGAGTTGGCCGGCAGTATGTGGCGCAAACCCGGGTCCGCAGCAGTGAATCGGTGTCGACCCTGCTCTTCGCGACGGCAAACCAGGTCGTCGCCGATCAGGATCTCATCGCCCCGGCACCCGACCTCGCCGAACGGCGCAACGCGTTTCGCCGAGAGCTACGCAGCATCCTGCGAGATTTCGCCTACGTCGAACGGATCGCGCGGAATCAGTTCATCGCTCGCGAGCAAGCCCGCGCGGCTTCGAGGCGCAGCGGAACCAAGTCCGACAGCGTCGCTTCATAG